A window of Solanum stenotomum isolate F172 chromosome 9, ASM1918654v1, whole genome shotgun sequence genomic DNA:
TTGAAGAAAGTGAGATTTGATAATCTAGAACCTGAGAGTGTTCGGTTCATGGCTAGGGAGATTCACATATTACGGAGGCTTGATCATCCAAACATAATAAAACTAGAAGGTTTAGTTACTTCTAGGATGTCTTGCAGCCTGTACCTTGTGTTTGAGTACATGGAGCATGATCTGGCAGGGCTAGCATCACATCCTGGTCTTAAGTTTTCTGAGTCACAGGTACTCATTTGAATTTGTTTGTAATGCCTATCCATTCAATGTCTTGCAAATTACATTAGTCTTTTTCACCGTTTTTGCAAATTACATTATTCTCATAGTCAGACCTCATAATCCTTTTCAGGGTTTTTTCTGTTTGCTCTTCTAAATGGAAAATTGTACTTGCCTTTGTAGGTCAAATGTTACATGCAACAACTTTTACGGGGACTTGATCACTGTCACAGTCGTGGTGTCTTACATCGTGATATAAAAGGCTCCAACCTTTTAATTGACAATAATGGTATATTAAAGATTGCTGACTTTGGTCTAGCAAGCTTTTTTGATCCTCAACAAAGCCAGCCTCTTACTAGCCGTGTAGTGACTCTCTGGTATCGGCCTCCTGAACTGCTACTTGGTGCTACTTACTATGGTACTGCTGTGGATTTATGGAGTGCTGGTTGCATATTAGCAGAACTTTATGCTGGAAAGCCTATAATGCCAGGAAGAACAGAGGTGTGTTCTTTGTTAATCGTTTGTTTTTTACGCTTGTACCCGATTCActgatttcaaaataaaatgtacCAGGTCCCATGGTTGAATATCATAATGGATAGTGAAGCTTTACTTCAAAAGTTATTAGGAACCAAATATATTCAGGGTCATCAGAGCTCATTGGTTAGATGTGCCAGTGAGACCAAATTGTGGAGTTTGTACCCtgctttttgttttttgatgcTGGCAGCAGCTAAGACAATTCTTTGTGAAACCCGTCAATAGATCACACTTCATTTTAGAGAAGGTTCAAACCATTAAATCAATAAGAAGTCGTACCAACCCTGAGAATGTTGAAGCATCCTATTAGAGTGTGTTAGTAATCTTTAAAATACCCCTTAATTAGAAGTGCTTCAATGATACTAGTAAGGCAAGATGTGATTTGCCACATTCTTTTGTTCTTACTTCGTATTGTCATGGTTTACTTCAACTTTGAAACGGAAGTAGTTGCTTTGCTGCTTGGTAAAAAAATTAGTAGAGCCGATGGTTAGTAATCTTGCTGTACATGACAAGTTGGTGTTGCTCAAGGAatgattattttcattttcttcactAGCTGGTAGATGAAGTCACACTTGGCAGTTCTTGGAATGTGAATGATCTTGGTGTTACTTTGGTACTTCAACACTAGGAAGTTGCGACACTGTAATTTAATGCATCTTTGAAAAGAATCTTCAAATGTGTTTGACCTCTGATACAGTTCTATGCATCCTAGTCAGATGCAATATGGGTTGTATCATGTGATCTTATATACTTCTTTATTTGCAACCATTTACAGATAATTTATCGTGTCATCCTGTTAGTTGCAGTCTTATATGATGAATAATCTATGGTGGTTTGAACTTTCTCTGAGAGAGAACATTCATTAGTTGTGTCTTTTATTCAACTTGATATTATTGGCTGTTACTTATCCTATACTTGTATGATTGTCTCTCCATTGATCTTGTATTCTAGCTTAACATGTTGATAAATTTGAAGTGCATACTCTGCGGTGTAGGTTGAGCAGCTTCATAAGATTTTCAAACTGTGTGGATCACCTTCTGAGGAATACTGGAGGAAATCGAGGTTGCCACATGCAACAATTTTCAAGCCCCAACAACCTTATAGGCGCTGTGTTGCAGAAACATTTAAAGAGTTCCCTGCACCAGCACTAGCACTCATAGAAACCTTACTCTCTATAGATCCTGCTGATCGTGGGTCCTCAGCCTCTGCCTTGAAGAGTGAGGTATGATGTTTCTTAAAGATAAACTCTTTCTGTATCACTAGGACATTCACTTTGTCGAAGCTGTTGACTTGCCATCTCTTGAACTATCATTTGTGCTCAAACAACTGATTGATGATGGTGCTTTCTCTTAGAAATTATTACAATCATCTATTttgtttattgtgttttatGCTATGGAGCCCGAATGTCCATGATTagacaaattttcaaattttcattataaaacctgcctttttttttcccttacTAAGAAACCCTGTTTATTTCAGTTCTTTACAACAAAGCCACTTCCCTGTGATCCTTCAAGCTTGCCGAAATATCCTCCGAGCAAGGAATTTGATGCAAAAGTGCGGGATGAAGAAGCCCGAAGGTAAATTAGCagaaaacataaatattatttgcCTAGCTTCATTATTTAAGGTGCTCCAGAATTGTCAGCAACAAATGTGCATTAAGACGTAATTGATATTGTGCTGATTGATCTGCTCTTGTTTATGTACTGATATTCTCACtgtttttgtaaatatttaGGCAAGCGGCTGCTGGAGGTAAGGGTCATAGATATGACCCAGAAAGGAGAGGAACGAGAGAATCGCGTGCAGTTCCTGCACCCGAAGCCAATGCTGAGCTAGTTTCCTCTATGCAGGTAAATTTTTTATCGTAGCTTGTTGACATTGATTTGCCCATGGAGTAGAACTGCACTTTCTTAGTCACTGGCTTGAGTAAATCAAATAACCTTGGAATCTTTACTTATGATGCCGTGAAATTACTACTACCTCCGTCCCAGTTTTTGACTGGGAATGGAGTTTAAGGAAAAAaaggatttttgaaatttgtggtctaaagtAAGCCATTGacatttgtgtggctataacTCTTCTCATTAAGGGTCTAATTGGAGGAGTGAAAGCCTGGATGGCTTGGTAAGCAAACAATCAGTTATGTGGGCGCCAGCTTAAAGTAAAATAGCAAGTTTAAAGTTAAGTTGTTTCTAAATATTGAAACGGTGCCCTTTTTTGGGATAGAGACAAAGCAGAAAGGGAAGTGTGCTAATATAAGacgggacagagggagtacgtTGTTGCTACAGttcattttttcccttttctggCAGGGTGTTTAGGAAGAGGGGGTTGAGTTATGACATCTATTTATTTAACCTTTAAAACGCGAGAATATGAAAGAGGACAGTTGTTCCATTGATAATCATGAGTATAATTGCGCTCTGACGTTAGACGGCAGTACTCTGCAGATGTAGCATCTTCAGTGGCCTTTTTCCCTCACTCTTTAGCATTACAACAGcttaatttttgtgttgttcAGAGATTTATATCCTGTGTTTtcacaaaatattaaaataggtcGCTTAACCATGACAGAATACACAATTTCAACATAAATGTGTACTTCTGTCATGGCTTCATTCTGAGTTTATGCTCTCTTTTTTTCTGGTATTCGCGTTGTCAATGTCTTGCAAATGCCTTAGGTTTGCCCATCCAGACCttgaaaatacaatttttgttaattttgttgGTTTGTTCCATATTCATGTGGTGTGGTGTGGTGCTCTCTATGCAGAAAAGACAAGGTCAATCCAATCCAAAAAGCAGAAGTGAGATGTTCAACTCTCATCCAGAAGAAGTTGCCTCTGGTTTTCCAATTGACCCCCCTAGACCATCTCAAGTCATGGAAGAAGCAAGTAATGATCCTCAGGCGCAGCTCCATAAGCGAGGTTCCCATTCCGGGCCATTGTCTCACCGAGCTGCTTGGGCAAAAGCTGGAAAGAATATGGATGATGCCCCAAAGCTATCTGTAGCGGACTTGTCATCTATGTCTGGGCTAGTTGCTGCAAGGAGAAGCATGTTCTCTGAAGATCGGTCAGATAAGTCGGGTTCACACAAACAGGAGGTTCCTAAACTTATTGCCAGGTTTCCCGGATCCTATAAAGAGGTTTCACATTCCACAATGAAACAAGAACAGAAAAATCATGCACTTGCCAGCTCACATCATCAAAACGAGGACGGTAGAACCAGCAACAATGATCCCGTTCTTGTAAGAATCCTATCAACATATTCTGTCTATACATCTGCACAACTACCATGATCTGATTTGctcacaatttttattttttttatgtcagtTG
This region includes:
- the LOC125875478 gene encoding probable serine/threonine-protein kinase At1g54610, coding for MGCVCGKPSAIEDSRDSPRERLSSKSAASLRGPRTGGSSRREEAYRVKDRLDSIDGKAMLIDKQVNGSVRLQTENHERKREKRELIGTLPKSSEGEQVAAGWPPWLAAVAGEAIRGWVPRRADSFEKLDKIGQGTYSNVYRARDLDQGKIVALKKVRFDNLEPESVRFMAREIHILRRLDHPNIIKLEGLVTSRMSCSLYLVFEYMEHDLAGLASHPGLKFSESQVKCYMQQLLRGLDHCHSRGVLHRDIKGSNLLIDNNGILKIADFGLASFFDPQQSQPLTSRVVTLWYRPPELLLGATYYGTAVDLWSAGCILAELYAGKPIMPGRTEVEQLHKIFKLCGSPSEEYWRKSRLPHATIFKPQQPYRRCVAETFKEFPAPALALIETLLSIDPADRGSSASALKSEFFTTKPLPCDPSSLPKYPPSKEFDAKVRDEEARRQAAAGGKGHRYDPERRGTRESRAVPAPEANAELVSSMQKRQGQSNPKSRSEMFNSHPEEVASGFPIDPPRPSQVMEEASNDPQAQLHKRGSHSGPLSHRAAWAKAGKNMDDAPKLSVADLSSMSGLVAARRSMFSEDRSDKSGSHKQEVPKLIARFPGSYKEVSHSTMKQEQKNHALASSHHQNEDGRTSNNDPVLLGYGSKGNKIHYSGPLLVPSGKMDQVLKDHDRHIQEAVRRARLDKAKAKKIQVEGNKLSANSLFVSGR